From a region of the Synechococcus sp. RS9916 genome:
- a CDS encoding glycosyltransferase family 1 protein, producing MKVAFFTETFLPKVDGIVTRLTKTVKHLVDAGDEVMVFCPEGCPDNYMGAKLVGVPAMPLPLYPELKLALPRPAVSDAIDAFQPDLIHVVNPAVLGLGGIWLAKTKGIPLVASYHTHLPKYLEHYGMGMLEPLLWEMLKAAHNQALLNLCTSTAMVKELSEKGIQHTDLWQRGVDTDLFRPELRSETMRQRLLGRHDDRGSLLLYVGRLSAEKQIERIKPVLEALPDTRLALVGDGPHRQQLEKHFEGTATTFVGYLAGEELASAYASGDAFLFPSSTETLGLVLLEAMAAGCPVVGANRGGIPDIISDGINGCLYEPDGADEGAASLINAARKLLGNDIERQGLRTAARSEAERWGWAGATEQLRGYYRQVLQKELSSVA from the coding sequence GTGAAAGTCGCTTTTTTCACCGAAACCTTCCTTCCCAAGGTCGACGGCATCGTCACCAGGCTCACCAAAACGGTGAAGCACCTGGTGGACGCGGGTGATGAGGTGATGGTCTTCTGCCCGGAAGGCTGCCCCGACAACTACATGGGAGCCAAGCTGGTCGGCGTCCCCGCCATGCCGCTGCCCCTTTATCCGGAACTGAAGCTGGCCCTGCCTCGGCCGGCTGTATCGGACGCCATTGACGCCTTCCAGCCCGACCTCATTCATGTGGTCAATCCCGCTGTGTTGGGCCTTGGAGGCATCTGGCTGGCCAAAACCAAGGGCATTCCCCTGGTGGCCAGCTACCACACCCATCTCCCCAAATACCTCGAGCACTACGGCATGGGCATGCTCGAGCCCCTGCTTTGGGAGATGCTCAAAGCCGCCCACAATCAGGCCCTTCTCAACCTCTGCACCTCCACCGCAATGGTGAAGGAGCTCAGCGAGAAGGGCATCCAGCACACCGATCTGTGGCAGCGGGGCGTTGACACCGACCTGTTCCGACCGGAGCTGCGCAGCGAGACCATGCGCCAACGGCTGCTGGGCCGCCACGACGATCGGGGATCGCTGCTGCTCTATGTGGGCCGCCTGTCAGCAGAGAAGCAGATCGAACGGATTAAACCAGTGCTGGAGGCCCTGCCAGACACCCGCCTGGCCCTTGTCGGTGATGGCCCGCACCGCCAGCAACTGGAAAAGCACTTCGAGGGCACTGCCACCACCTTCGTGGGCTATCTGGCCGGCGAGGAACTGGCCAGCGCCTATGCCAGTGGTGACGCCTTCCTGTTCCCTTCCAGCACCGAAACCCTCGGCCTGGTGTTGCTGGAAGCGATGGCCGCCGGCTGCCCGGTGGTCGGCGCCAATCGTGGCGGCATCCCCGACATCATTAGCGACGGCATCAACGGCTGCCTGTATGAGCCCGACGGTGCCGATGAAGGCGCAGCCAGCCTGATCAATGCCGCCCGCAAGCTGCTGGGCAACGACATCGAGCGCCAGGGCTTGCGCACTGCCGCACGCTCAGAAGCAGAACGCTGGGGATGGGCCGGTGCCACCGAACAACTCCGGGGCTACTACCGCCAGGTGTTGCAGAAGGAGCTGAGCAGCGTCGCCTGA